A window from Chitinophaga filiformis encodes these proteins:
- a CDS encoding cation diffusion facilitator family transporter, producing the protein MQRRELRVILVSLIVSFILTGTKFTAWYMTNSVAILSDALESIINVVAGAFACYSIYLTGKPKDENHPYGHGKVEFFSIGFEGAMIFIAGLLILFKTAQYFFNPTALDKLHEGLWLIGGTTLANLLLGLFLVREGKKLSSITISGNGQHIMTDVYSSLGLIAALLLIHYTGWQWIDPLASLLMGVLILRKGYQLLRTSISGLMDETDMRVVDRVIEILSAHRRANWIDIHNMRVQQYGNNYHIDCHLTLPYYLELSDAHDELKALERLVNSEFSSGEVEFFIHTDPCISICCHYCQLAECPVRQDRFTGLIPWTRENVLPNRKHGE; encoded by the coding sequence TTGCAGAGAAGAGAATTACGCGTTATACTGGTATCACTGATTGTCAGTTTCATTTTGACGGGAACCAAATTCACGGCATGGTACATGACCAATTCTGTCGCTATTTTATCTGACGCACTGGAATCCATTATTAACGTAGTTGCCGGAGCCTTTGCCTGCTACAGTATCTATCTGACTGGAAAGCCAAAGGATGAGAACCATCCTTATGGGCATGGAAAGGTAGAGTTTTTCTCTATCGGTTTTGAAGGCGCTATGATCTTTATTGCCGGCCTGCTTATTCTTTTCAAGACCGCTCAATATTTCTTCAATCCAACGGCACTGGACAAACTCCATGAAGGCTTATGGCTCATTGGCGGCACCACGCTGGCCAACCTGTTATTGGGTTTGTTCCTGGTGCGTGAGGGAAAAAAATTATCCTCCATTACTATCTCCGGGAACGGGCAGCATATTATGACGGATGTGTACAGCAGCCTGGGACTGATAGCAGCCCTGTTGCTGATCCATTATACCGGCTGGCAATGGATAGATCCGCTGGCCTCCCTGCTGATGGGCGTATTGATCTTACGGAAAGGATACCAGCTGCTGAGAACTTCTATATCAGGCCTGATGGACGAGACGGATATGCGTGTAGTGGACAGGGTGATAGAGATCCTGAGCGCTCACAGACGGGCCAACTGGATCGATATACATAATATGCGGGTGCAGCAATATGGAAATAACTATCATATAGATTGTCATCTGACCCTGCCTTATTACCTGGAGCTGAGCGACGCGCACGACGAACTGAAAGCGCTGGAACGATTGGTCAATAGCGAATTCTCCTCCGGAGAAGTTGAATTCTTCATACATACCGATCCCTGTATTTCTATCTGCTGTCATTACTGTCAACTGGCAGAATGCCCGGTGAGACAGGATAGATTTACAGGGCTGATCCCCTGGACGAGAGAGAATGTGCTACCTAACCGGAAACACGGTGAATGA
- the serA gene encoding phosphoglycerate dehydrogenase translates to MDQQKLTSYPKEKINILLLENISDAAVAEFTSAGYANVKRLSGALGEEDLIREVKDVHLLGIRSKTQITRKVLEAAHKLQGIGCFCIGTNQVDLKSAREMGVAVFNAPYSNTRSVAELVIGLSIMLIRRIPDKNAAAHEGIWMKEAKGSYELRGKSLGIVGYGNIGSQVSVLAEAMGMNVFYYDVETKLPLGNAVQVRSLESLFEMADIISLHVPSTKATANMINKETLKYVKKGAIFINYARGEVVELNDLKEALTSGQLSGAAIDVFPVEPEKNGAAFSTPLQKLPNVILTPHIGGSTEEAQHNIGLDVSSKMLNYLEKGASFGSHTIPAISVPAIDHTHRILHIHQNVPGVLSEINTVLSQNKINILGQYLKTNDTIGYVVLDVDSKLSKEAFSLLREVNHTIKARLLY, encoded by the coding sequence ATGGATCAGCAAAAGTTGACAAGTTATCCGAAGGAGAAGATCAATATTTTATTGTTGGAGAATATCAGCGATGCCGCAGTGGCGGAGTTTACGTCGGCAGGATATGCTAATGTAAAGAGGCTGTCGGGGGCATTGGGCGAAGAAGATCTGATCCGTGAAGTAAAGGATGTTCATCTGCTGGGGATCCGTTCCAAAACCCAGATCACAAGAAAAGTACTGGAAGCCGCTCACAAGTTGCAGGGAATAGGATGTTTCTGCATTGGCACCAACCAGGTAGACCTGAAGAGCGCCCGCGAGATGGGGGTGGCAGTGTTCAATGCGCCTTATTCAAATACCCGTTCTGTGGCGGAACTGGTGATCGGCCTGTCTATCATGCTGATACGCCGTATCCCTGACAAGAACGCCGCTGCGCACGAAGGTATCTGGATGAAAGAGGCCAAGGGCAGTTACGAACTGCGTGGCAAGTCGCTGGGTATTGTAGGGTACGGCAACATCGGCAGCCAGGTGAGTGTGCTCGCCGAAGCGATGGGGATGAACGTGTTCTACTACGATGTGGAAACCAAACTGCCGCTGGGCAACGCGGTACAGGTGCGCAGCCTGGAATCGCTGTTTGAAATGGCTGATATCATATCACTGCACGTACCGTCTACCAAGGCTACCGCCAACATGATCAATAAGGAAACGCTTAAATATGTCAAGAAAGGCGCGATCTTCATCAACTATGCCCGTGGCGAAGTGGTGGAACTGAACGACCTGAAAGAGGCATTGACCAGCGGGCAACTGTCCGGAGCGGCCATTGACGTATTCCCTGTAGAGCCGGAAAAGAATGGCGCAGCCTTCTCCACTCCGCTGCAGAAACTGCCCAACGTCATCCTGACGCCGCATATCGGTGGTAGCACAGAAGAAGCGCAGCACAATATCGGCCTGGATGTGAGCAGTAAAATGCTGAACTACCTGGAAAAAGGCGCCAGCTTCGGGTCTCATACCATTCCTGCTATCAGCGTACCGGCTATTGACCATACACACCGTATCCTGCATATTCACCAGAACGTGCCGGGCGTGTTGTCTGAGATCAATACCGTATTGTCCCAGAATAAGATCAACATCCTGGGTCAGTACCTGAAAACAAACGATACCATCGGTTACGTGGTATTGGATGTGGACAGTAAATTATCCAAGGAGGCCTTCTCCCTGCTGAGAGAAGTGAATCATACGATCAAGGCAAGACTGTTGTACTAA
- a CDS encoding serine hydrolase domain-containing protein, translating to MKAAYIVLTISGIALYAITACQSNAANSNRKTKTTDTPRTEVLSEAALSILNSPATKAQQTELTAFYQDMVRAGFNGAMLVAKKGVVIFERYHGLENYRNKTSALNDSSSFQLASVSKTFTAMGILWLMEQKQLSLTDSVQKYYPQFPYKGITIQMLLSHRSGLPNYLYFCDSIWPDKDKFLSNDDVIQLMVRHQPRLQHKPGTHFQYCNTNYMLLGSIIEKVSGQKYADFMQKTFFGPLGMTNTFVYAPATALRPHQTFSHKYNGQLEPDTYFDGVVGDKGIYSTARDMLKWDQALYSGQLFSPETIKAAYTPYSNEKPGIRNYGLGWRLMVYPDSSEIVYHNGWWHGNNTVFNRIIKDTSTIIILGNKYNRNIYRAVKPISAILGHGTEDGEE from the coding sequence ATGAAAGCAGCTTATATTGTATTGACTATCTCAGGGATCGCTTTATATGCCATTACCGCATGCCAGAGCAATGCGGCTAATAGTAACCGTAAAACCAAAACAACAGATACTCCCCGGACAGAAGTGTTGAGCGAAGCAGCGCTCTCCATCCTTAACTCACCGGCCACCAAGGCACAGCAAACAGAACTGACCGCTTTTTACCAGGACATGGTCCGCGCCGGCTTCAATGGCGCCATGTTGGTGGCTAAAAAGGGAGTGGTCATCTTTGAACGCTACCATGGCCTTGAAAATTACAGGAACAAGACCTCTGCCCTGAACGACAGTTCTTCTTTCCAGCTGGCGTCTGTATCGAAAACCTTCACCGCTATGGGCATCCTCTGGCTGATGGAGCAGAAGCAGCTGAGCCTGACAGATTCCGTACAAAAATATTATCCGCAATTTCCATATAAAGGTATTACGATCCAGATGTTACTGTCTCACCGCAGTGGCCTGCCCAACTACCTTTACTTCTGCGACAGCATCTGGCCTGACAAGGACAAGTTCCTTTCCAATGACGATGTGATCCAGCTGATGGTGAGACACCAGCCACGCCTGCAGCATAAGCCTGGTACACATTTCCAGTATTGTAATACGAATTATATGCTGCTGGGGTCAATTATTGAAAAAGTAAGCGGACAAAAGTACGCCGACTTCATGCAAAAGACCTTCTTTGGTCCCCTCGGCATGACCAATACCTTTGTATATGCTCCTGCTACGGCCCTGCGCCCTCATCAGACCTTCAGCCATAAATACAATGGCCAGCTGGAACCGGATACTTATTTTGATGGTGTAGTGGGCGACAAAGGCATTTACAGTACCGCCAGGGATATGCTCAAATGGGACCAAGCGCTTTACAGCGGCCAGCTCTTCAGCCCTGAAACCATTAAAGCAGCTTATACGCCTTACAGCAACGAGAAACCAGGCATCCGTAACTACGGCCTGGGCTGGCGGTTAATGGTCTATCCTGACAGCAGCGAAATAGTGTATCACAACGGCTGGTGGCACGGCAACAACACCGTATTCAACCGTATTATTAAAGATACTTCCACTATCATCATTCTGGGTAATAAATACAACCGCAACATCTACCGCGCAGTAAAACCGATAAGCGCCATTTTGGGGCATGGCACTGAGGATGGGGAAGAATGA
- a CDS encoding carbohydrate-binding protein: MTTRNFHYKRVMRVFALFVFLLLSAVFHVQAQTPRFKVIAFYHGTFDQAHIAFVKEANQWFPQIAAQYGFSYEATTNWDNLNASFLSNYQVVLFLDDLPASASQRSAFQTYMQNGGGWMGFHVCAWTDNAASWSWYHNTFLGSGNFTTNTWGPSSATLRVDDRTHPSTARLPATFTSAVSEWYGWQNDLRNNSNIRVLASIDPVSFPLGNQAGNIWYSGYYPIMWTNKNYKMIYANFGHNAMNYTTNTQTSSTFASEIQNRFLIDGLLWLGGVDPGPAPAIPIPGTVQAESFTTMSGIQTEATTDAGGGQNIGYTDAGDWLDYKVNVQTAGAYKVEFRVASQTAGGAIELRKDAAVLGSVSVPVTGAWQTWTTVSDTVDLTAGEQTLRVQVAAAGFNLNWIRFSSATNPPSVIPVGQVITLRGNNSLYVSGENGTKAMICDRAAPQTWEQFSVLDAGNGKVNLRSMGKFVSSENGTKAMTCNRTTAASYEAFDWITNADGTISLRGNNGMYVSSENGEQAMNCNRATIDGWEKFNFTIVGPVASAAALAVSAPVQTEQPAAGIVYPNPFGSQLNYTLPATISSHTVAIYDLSGKQVLRTVVRSKQSTYFLNVGSLPRGLYILDISSGTYHQRVKVQKAE, translated from the coding sequence ATGACAACCCGCAATTTCCATTACAAGCGGGTAATGCGTGTATTCGCATTATTCGTATTCCTGCTGCTGTCTGCAGTATTCCACGTTCAGGCGCAAACGCCCCGTTTCAAGGTGATCGCCTTCTACCACGGCACTTTCGATCAGGCGCATATTGCCTTCGTAAAGGAAGCCAACCAATGGTTCCCGCAAATTGCCGCCCAGTACGGCTTCTCTTATGAAGCTACTACCAACTGGGACAACCTGAACGCCAGTTTCCTTTCGAATTACCAGGTCGTGCTTTTCCTGGACGATCTGCCGGCGTCCGCATCGCAGCGTTCTGCATTCCAGACGTACATGCAGAATGGTGGCGGCTGGATGGGATTCCACGTCTGCGCATGGACAGACAATGCCGCCAGCTGGAGCTGGTATCACAACACTTTCCTGGGCTCCGGTAATTTTACTACCAACACCTGGGGACCTTCAAGCGCAACATTGCGTGTAGATGACCGCACGCATCCAAGCACGGCGCGTCTTCCAGCGACATTCACCTCCGCAGTCAGCGAATGGTATGGCTGGCAGAATGACCTGCGCAACAACAGCAATATCAGGGTTCTCGCATCCATAGATCCTGTGAGCTTCCCGTTGGGGAACCAGGCGGGTAACATCTGGTACAGTGGTTACTACCCGATTATGTGGACCAACAAGAACTACAAGATGATCTATGCCAACTTCGGGCATAATGCAATGAACTACACGACCAACACACAGACATCATCCACCTTCGCCAGCGAGATCCAGAACAGGTTCCTCATTGACGGATTACTGTGGCTGGGTGGTGTTGACCCCGGCCCTGCTCCTGCCATCCCCATCCCGGGTACTGTACAGGCAGAGAGCTTCACCACGATGAGCGGTATCCAGACGGAAGCCACCACCGATGCCGGCGGCGGACAGAATATCGGTTATACTGATGCAGGCGACTGGCTCGATTACAAAGTGAATGTCCAGACCGCGGGCGCTTACAAAGTAGAATTCAGGGTGGCCAGTCAGACCGCAGGCGGCGCTATCGAACTGAGAAAAGACGCAGCAGTACTGGGCAGCGTTAGTGTACCGGTTACCGGCGCATGGCAGACCTGGACCACCGTCAGCGATACAGTAGACCTGACAGCAGGCGAACAAACACTACGTGTGCAGGTGGCAGCAGCTGGTTTCAATCTTAACTGGATCCGGTTCTCCTCAGCCACCAATCCGCCTTCAGTCATTCCTGTCGGCCAGGTGATCACCCTGAGAGGTAACAACAGCCTCTATGTAAGTGGTGAGAACGGCACTAAGGCCATGATCTGCGACAGGGCTGCCCCGCAGACCTGGGAACAATTCTCCGTACTGGACGCAGGCAACGGCAAAGTAAACCTGCGCAGTATGGGCAAATTCGTGTCTTCTGAAAACGGCACCAAGGCAATGACCTGTAACCGTACGACGGCCGCGTCTTATGAAGCGTTCGACTGGATCACCAATGCCGATGGCACCATTTCACTGAGAGGAAATAATGGCATGTATGTGTCTTCCGAAAACGGGGAACAGGCCATGAACTGTAACCGTGCTACGATAGACGGATGGGAGAAATTCAATTTCACCATCGTAGGCCCCGTAGCCTCCGCCGCTGCGCTGGCGGTATCAGCGCCGGTACAAACGGAGCAGCCAGCGGCAGGCATTGTGTATCCGAACCCATTCGGCTCACAGCTCAATTATACGCTACCGGCTACGATCTCTTCCCATACGGTTGCGATCTATGACCTCTCAGGGAAGCAGGTATTGCGTACTGTGGTAAGATCTAAACAATCCACTTATTTCTTAAATGTGGGCAGCCTGCCAAGAGGCCTGTATATACTGGATATATCCAGTGGTACCTATCACCAGAGAGTTAAAGTGCAAAAAGCTGAATAA